One segment of Aquimarina sp. BL5 DNA contains the following:
- a CDS encoding M23 family metallopeptidase translates to MKVFLSITIIVLFSLFCKPEDTLLLKNKISIDTQDKYAKYNALFNDYNEFIAIDFDFPVGKPNGRGYYNAQKFRTNNHLGDDWNGVGGGNSDLGDTIYSIANGYIYFAEDIGGGWGNVIRIIHQYKGNYYESLYAHCQTIKVKQGDFVKKGMSIATIGNANGIYLAHLHLELRDNIFMDIGGGYSENREGYLDPTEFINEN, encoded by the coding sequence ATGAAAGTGTTTCTCTCTATTACAATAATAGTATTATTTTCTCTATTCTGTAAGCCAGAAGACACACTCTTGTTGAAAAATAAAATTTCAATAGACACCCAAGATAAGTACGCCAAATACAACGCTCTTTTTAACGACTATAACGAGTTTATTGCCATAGATTTTGACTTTCCGGTAGGCAAACCAAATGGACGTGGTTATTATAACGCTCAAAAGTTTAGAACCAATAATCATTTAGGTGATGACTGGAACGGTGTTGGTGGTGGTAACTCTGATCTTGGCGATACTATTTATTCAATAGCTAATGGCTATATATATTTTGCCGAAGATATTGGTGGTGGCTGGGGAAACGTAATACGTATCATTCATCAATATAAAGGTAACTATTATGAATCCTTGTATGCTCATTGTCAAACCATAAAAGTAAAACAAGGAGATTTTGTTAAAAAAGGAATGTCGATAGCAACTATAGGGAATGCTAATGGTATTTATTTAGCACACTTACATCTAGAGCTTAGAGATAATATCTTTATGGATATTGGTGGCGGATATTCAGAAAACAGAGAGGGATATTTAGATCCTACAGAATTTATAAATGAGAATTAA
- a CDS encoding DUF1015 domain-containing protein: MAKINPFRAVRPTRDKVSLIASRSYQSYTPVERDSRMDYNPYSFLHIVNPGYKYHKEISGEERYKLVRNRYLEFKEDEIFMQDETPCFYIYKIVNREKESFSGIIAAASAEDYENDIIKKHEDTLADRETTFKQYLKTVGFNAEPVLLTYPDNDTIAQIIKKIAQERAEYEFTTTYRDTHYVWKVDDKESIEKIQSAFDTMKTIYIADGHHRSASSYLLAKDLASDNSEHQGTEPYNFFMSYLIPESDLRIYEFNRLIKDLNGLSKEEFLIQLDEWFRIENRGIEVYKPSQPHHFSMYLDGEFYSLYLRKTIYEFTDALEELDAQILFKTVLDPILGIKDLRTDNRIEYSHGKNDIVYVKSKIDQGEFQVGFGLFPAAVEQIKKIADEGLKMPPKSTYIEPKLRSGITIYEF, encoded by the coding sequence ATGGCTAAAATAAATCCATTCAGAGCGGTTCGTCCTACAAGAGATAAAGTAAGCTTAATCGCTTCACGTTCCTATCAAAGTTATACTCCTGTAGAAAGAGATTCTAGAATGGATTATAACCCCTACTCTTTTTTGCACATTGTCAATCCAGGTTATAAGTATCACAAAGAAATTTCGGGAGAAGAGCGTTATAAATTGGTTCGCAATCGATATTTAGAATTTAAAGAGGATGAGATTTTTATGCAAGATGAAACTCCCTGTTTCTATATATACAAGATTGTGAATCGTGAAAAAGAATCCTTCTCTGGTATTATTGCAGCCGCAAGTGCAGAAGATTATGAAAATGATATCATCAAAAAACATGAAGATACTTTAGCAGATCGAGAGACCACTTTCAAACAATACCTAAAAACGGTAGGATTCAATGCAGAACCTGTACTTCTTACCTATCCAGATAATGATACAATTGCACAAATAATTAAAAAAATTGCTCAAGAAAGAGCTGAATATGAATTTACAACTACCTATCGTGACACACATTATGTATGGAAAGTGGATGATAAAGAAAGTATTGAAAAAATTCAATCAGCTTTTGATACGATGAAAACTATTTATATCGCAGATGGACATCATAGATCTGCCTCTTCTTATTTATTAGCAAAGGATCTAGCATCTGACAATTCAGAACATCAAGGAACAGAACCCTATAACTTTTTTATGAGTTATCTGATCCCTGAATCTGACCTTAGAATTTACGAATTTAATAGATTAATTAAAGATCTTAATGGCTTATCCAAAGAAGAGTTTTTAATCCAGTTAGATGAATGGTTTAGAATAGAAAATCGAGGAATCGAAGTGTACAAACCCTCACAACCACATCATTTCAGCATGTATCTGGATGGTGAGTTTTACTCTTTATACCTTAGAAAAACAATCTATGAATTTACAGATGCCTTAGAAGAATTAGATGCACAAATTCTATTTAAAACTGTATTAGACCCTATTCTTGGCATCAAAGATCTTAGAACCGACAATCGAATTGAATATTCTCATGGGAAGAATGATATTGTGTACGTAAAAAGTAAAATTGATCAAGGAGAATTCCAAGTTGGTTTCGGATTATTTCCCGCAGCCGTAGAGCAAATCAAAAAAATAGCCGATGAAGGATTAAAGATGCCTCCTAAAAGTACTTATATAGAACCAAAATTAAGAAGTGGTATTACCATTTATGAATTTTGA
- the smpB gene encoding SsrA-binding protein SmpB yields the protein MSQNRINILNRKAKFEYEFLDKYTAGIKLVGTEIKAIREGKAGIAESFCEFHNNGELFVINMNIEEYSHATYFNHNPKSERKLLLNKQELKKLEKEVKNSGLTIIPTRLFVNDRGLAKLDIALARGKKLYDKRETIKDRDNKRTLDRIKKDYK from the coding sequence ATGAGTCAGAATAGGATTAACATACTTAATAGAAAAGCCAAATTCGAATACGAATTTTTGGATAAATATACTGCCGGTATTAAACTTGTCGGGACCGAGATCAAAGCAATTAGAGAAGGAAAGGCTGGTATTGCAGAAAGTTTCTGTGAGTTTCATAATAATGGGGAACTCTTTGTGATTAATATGAACATTGAAGAATATTCTCACGCTACTTATTTTAATCATAATCCTAAAAGTGAGCGAAAACTATTGCTGAACAAGCAAGAACTAAAGAAACTCGAAAAAGAAGTTAAAAATTCTGGACTCACCATTATACCTACTCGATTATTTGTAAATGATCGTGGTTTGGCTAAATTAGATATTGCGTTGGCTAGAGGTAAAAAATTATATGACAAACGTGAAACTATCAAAGATCGAGATAATAAGCGTACGCTAGATCGAATTAAAAAAGATTATAAGTAA
- a CDS encoding DUF3857 domain-containing protein, protein MHKYFLSILFLSISFLSFSQENYNYKSLVVSQADLKGTRYEKDTTANAFYIYEKGFSRIENGGNYNLLTDYSGKIKILNKEGFEKSTIEVLLYRNKSKKEIFRNLIAFTHNLENGKIVKTKLEEDKVYREKYNERYTLVKFTFPNVKPGSVITYSYQTESPFIFNFNGWDFQDDIPKMYSECIADLPGNYVYNIRLVGPLKLDAEDSSIKKECIELSNTATADCSHNQYIMKNIPAFKKEKYMTAKKNYFSRIEYELKEYKGFDGVNKKYTETWKNVDKELRTEKTIGIQLKKVNATKNVLPETIKAMPIGLEKARAIYKHITDNYTWNDKYRIFRDVEIKEILKSKVGNVAEMNILLHNVYKEQGFSVKPVLLSTRSNGYATKIHPVLTDFNYLIIQLTIDQETHLLDATEKTLAFGQIPFRCLNQYARLLDFKKGSSWIDIKPKGRSSHYYRERLTLTNESKLKGEAKYTYNGYHANSKRRAFDKVPKEKYLDKILNDDENLMVSEASLQNEDDLEKPFIEEVNFTKSIEQIEDIIYLKPFTKSFFKENPFKLNDRTYPVDFGYKDSYSYMVQIEIPDNYQFLDIPKNQNYVLQGKSGKLSLNFKLLGNKLQINHIISFLSSYYPVDYYGSLKEFFNLIVDMENNTVITIKKTS, encoded by the coding sequence ATGCATAAGTACTTTTTATCAATTTTGTTTCTCTCCATCTCCTTTTTAAGCTTCTCTCAGGAAAACTATAACTACAAAAGCTTGGTAGTAAGTCAAGCTGATTTAAAAGGAACTCGCTACGAAAAAGACACCACAGCGAATGCTTTTTATATATATGAAAAAGGGTTTAGTAGAATAGAAAATGGTGGGAACTATAATTTATTAACTGATTATAGTGGGAAAATTAAAATTCTTAATAAAGAAGGGTTCGAGAAGAGTACAATAGAAGTGCTTTTATATAGGAATAAGAGTAAGAAAGAAATCTTTAGAAATCTTATTGCATTTACTCATAATCTAGAAAATGGTAAAATCGTAAAAACGAAACTAGAAGAAGACAAAGTATATAGAGAAAAATATAATGAGCGTTATACGTTAGTGAAATTCACTTTTCCTAATGTGAAACCAGGTTCTGTTATTACGTATTCTTATCAAACAGAATCTCCTTTTATTTTTAATTTCAATGGGTGGGATTTTCAGGATGACATCCCTAAAATGTATAGCGAATGTATTGCAGATCTTCCGGGAAATTACGTCTACAACATTAGATTAGTCGGTCCACTAAAACTAGATGCAGAAGACAGTTCTATAAAAAAGGAATGTATTGAACTAAGCAATACCGCTACAGCAGATTGCTCTCATAATCAATATATTATGAAGAATATTCCTGCCTTTAAAAAGGAGAAATATATGACTGCCAAAAAGAATTACTTTTCTCGCATAGAATATGAACTTAAAGAATATAAAGGTTTTGATGGAGTTAATAAAAAATATACTGAAACTTGGAAAAATGTAGACAAAGAGCTAAGAACCGAAAAAACAATAGGAATACAACTTAAAAAAGTAAATGCCACTAAAAATGTACTCCCCGAAACTATAAAAGCCATGCCAATTGGCTTAGAAAAAGCCAGGGCTATTTATAAACACATTACCGATAACTATACCTGGAATGACAAATATCGTATTTTCAGAGATGTTGAAATAAAAGAAATACTAAAATCTAAAGTTGGAAATGTAGCAGAAATGAACATCTTGTTACATAACGTATACAAGGAACAAGGTTTTAGTGTGAAACCAGTTTTATTATCAACCAGAAGTAACGGATATGCTACCAAAATTCATCCAGTACTTACCGATTTTAATTACTTAATTATTCAATTAACAATCGATCAGGAAACTCATTTACTAGATGCGACAGAAAAAACCTTAGCATTTGGTCAAATTCCTTTTAGATGTTTAAATCAATATGCTAGACTTTTAGATTTCAAAAAAGGAAGCTCATGGATAGATATAAAACCCAAAGGTCGTTCATCTCATTATTACAGAGAAAGACTCACATTGACTAATGAGTCGAAATTAAAAGGTGAAGCAAAATATACGTATAACGGATATCACGCAAATTCTAAAAGAAGAGCATTTGATAAAGTACCTAAAGAAAAATACTTGGATAAGATTCTAAACGATGATGAAAATCTTATGGTATCAGAAGCATCATTACAAAACGAGGATGATTTAGAAAAACCGTTCATTGAGGAAGTTAATTTTACCAAATCGATAGAACAGATTGAAGATATCATTTATCTAAAACCATTTACGAAATCATTTTTTAAAGAAAACCCTTTTAAACTAAATGATAGAACCTATCCTGTTGACTTCGGATATAAAGATTCTTATTCCTATATGGTTCAAATTGAAATTCCTGATAACTATCAGTTTCTAGATATTCCCAAAAATCAAAATTATGTACTTCAAGGAAAATCAGGAAAACTAAGTTTAAACTTTAAATTACTAGGTAACAAGCTGCAGATTAATCATATCATTTCATTTTTATCTTCTTATTACCCTGTGGACTACTATGGTTCTTTGAAAGAATTCTTCAATTTAATAGTAGATATGGAAAATAACACTGTAATCACGATAAAAAAAACTAGCTAA
- a CDS encoding exonuclease domain-containing protein: protein MYAILDIETTGGKYNEEGITEIAIYKFDGHKVVDQFISLINPEKPIQPFVVNLTGINNKMLRNAPKFYEVAKRIVEITTDCIIVAHNASFDYRILRTEFDRLGFDFERQSLCTVELSQKLIPDQKSYSLGKLVRSLGIAISDRHRATGDAQATVKLFKLLLSKDVEKNILKETVRLDTKKKVDDKLLKLIENVPSTTGVYYMHREDGTIIYIGKSKNIKKRVTQHFTNDNRKSKNIQEEVANVTYEITGSELLALLKENEEIKLNRPKYNRSLKRTKFDQALYQFTDTNGYVNLQVNKIDGRKPSITTFTNRQQAKSLMYRWTEEYNLCLKLMGLDKGKENCFNHTIKQCNGACIQDESIVEYNKRVQELISDHSFENKDMIVIDRGRDIDEQSVILIEDGEFKGIGYFNLNHQINNIDILRSIITPMGHNPNAQHIIQSYVRQHKKLKVVSLDKIKIDPKQ, encoded by the coding sequence ATGTACGCAATTTTAGATATAGAAACTACAGGAGGAAAATATAATGAAGAAGGAATCACAGAAATTGCGATCTACAAATTTGACGGTCATAAAGTAGTTGATCAATTTATTAGTTTGATTAATCCAGAAAAGCCAATACAGCCATTTGTTGTTAACTTAACAGGGATAAATAATAAAATGCTTCGTAACGCTCCTAAATTTTACGAAGTAGCTAAAAGGATTGTTGAAATCACTACAGATTGTATTATCGTGGCGCATAATGCATCTTTCGACTATAGAATCTTAAGAACCGAATTTGATAGACTAGGTTTTGATTTTGAACGCCAGTCACTCTGTACGGTAGAACTTTCTCAAAAACTGATTCCAGATCAAAAATCCTATAGTCTCGGAAAACTAGTTCGTAGTTTAGGAATTGCTATTTCGGATAGACATAGAGCTACAGGAGATGCGCAGGCCACTGTAAAACTCTTTAAACTATTATTATCTAAGGATGTAGAAAAAAATATTCTTAAAGAAACTGTCCGCTTGGATACTAAGAAAAAAGTAGACGACAAACTACTTAAACTTATCGAAAATGTTCCATCAACAACAGGTGTCTATTATATGCATCGAGAAGATGGTACCATTATATATATTGGAAAAAGTAAAAACATTAAAAAACGAGTTACTCAGCATTTCACTAACGATAACAGAAAATCAAAAAATATTCAGGAAGAAGTAGCAAATGTAACTTACGAGATTACTGGAAGTGAACTATTAGCGCTGTTAAAAGAAAATGAAGAGATAAAACTTAATAGACCCAAATATAACCGATCACTTAAAAGAACCAAATTTGATCAGGCTTTGTATCAATTTACTGACACTAATGGTTATGTAAATCTACAAGTTAACAAAATCGATGGACGTAAACCCAGTATTACAACATTTACGAATAGACAGCAGGCTAAATCTTTAATGTATCGATGGACCGAAGAATATAATCTATGTCTAAAGTTAATGGGCTTAGATAAAGGAAAAGAAAATTGTTTTAATCATACCATTAAACAATGTAATGGTGCGTGTATTCAAGACGAATCTATTGTAGAATATAATAAACGTGTACAAGAACTTATTTCTGATCATTCCTTTGAGAATAAGGACATGATCGTGATTGATCGTGGTCGTGATATTGATGAACAAAGTGTAATACTAATAGAAGATGGTGAATTTAAAGGAATTGGATATTTTAATCTTAACCATCAGATTAATAATATTGACATCTTAAGATCTATTATTACTCCTATGGGTCACAATCCTAATGCTCAACATATTATTCAAAGTTACGTAAGACAGCATAAAAAGCTAAAGGTAGTTTCATTAGATAAAATTAAAATAGATCCAAAGCAGTAA
- a CDS encoding ion transporter, with protein sequence MRNWKDRLHEVIYEADTPLGKIFDVVLLMLILLSIIFVMIESVKGLPEKTYDFLYYAEWVITIFFSFEYIARIISIKRPSKYIFSFYGIIDLLSTIPLYLSFFIVGSSALLTVRALRLLRIFRILKISRYLGASNNLAKAIRDSRAKILVFLFAVVVVCIIAGTLMYIIEGEESGFKSIPISVYWCIVTLTTVGYGDIAPVTPVGQLLAALIMIMGYGIIAVPTGIVSAEYAAGQKATIVNINSQVCSSCNASKHQDGAKYCHNCGHTLFND encoded by the coding sequence ATGAGAAACTGGAAAGACAGGCTGCACGAAGTTATTTATGAAGCCGACACACCATTAGGTAAAATTTTTGATGTGGTTCTTTTAATGCTTATTCTACTGAGTATCATTTTTGTAATGATAGAAAGTGTAAAAGGTCTTCCCGAAAAGACTTATGATTTTCTATACTATGCAGAATGGGTTATTACTATATTTTTTTCATTCGAATATATAGCTAGAATCATATCAATAAAAAGGCCTTCTAAATATATATTTAGTTTCTATGGAATTATTGATCTCTTATCGACCATACCTCTTTACCTTTCATTTTTTATTGTTGGATCCAGTGCCCTTTTGACAGTAAGAGCGTTAAGATTACTTAGAATATTCAGAATATTAAAAATTTCTAGATACTTAGGTGCTTCAAATAATTTAGCAAAAGCAATTAGAGACAGTAGAGCTAAGATCTTAGTTTTTTTATTCGCTGTGGTCGTTGTTTGTATTATCGCAGGCACACTAATGTATATTATAGAAGGAGAAGAAAGTGGTTTTAAAAGCATCCCTATAAGTGTTTATTGGTGCATTGTAACACTAACTACTGTAGGTTATGGAGATATTGCACCTGTTACTCCCGTTGGTCAATTACTCGCTGCTCTTATTATGATTATGGGATATGGAATTATTGCGGTACCAACAGGAATAGTAAGTGCAGAATATGCTGCAGGACAAAAGGCAACAATCGTTAATATTAACTCTCAAGTTTGTTCTAGTTGTAACGCTAGTAAACATCAAGATGGAGCTAAATATTGTCATAATTGCGGACATACTTTATTTAATGACTAA
- a CDS encoding protein-L-isoaspartate(D-aspartate) O-methyltransferase, giving the protein MKSKDTLKHAGKRKQLVDVLTDKGIKDSSVLAAINKIPRHLFMDSGFDDHAYQDKAFPIGADQTISQPYTVAFQSELLEIERGDNVLEIGTGSGYQTAVLCELGCKVYSIERQQELFKKTKLFLPKLGYRPKHLSFGDGYKGLPEYAPYKGIIVTAGAPYVPKPLLAQLEIGGRLVIPVGNDPQVMTLFIRKSETKFEKHEFGEFRFVPLLEDKN; this is encoded by the coding sequence ATGAAATCTAAAGATACATTAAAACACGCTGGTAAAAGAAAACAGCTCGTCGATGTGCTAACCGACAAAGGAATTAAAGATTCATCCGTTCTTGCGGCTATCAATAAGATTCCTAGGCATTTATTTATGGATTCCGGTTTTGATGACCATGCATATCAAGATAAAGCATTCCCAATTGGTGCGGATCAAACGATTTCTCAACCTTATACCGTTGCCTTTCAGTCAGAATTGTTAGAAATAGAGCGAGGAGATAACGTATTAGAAATAGGAACAGGTTCAGGATATCAAACAGCTGTTTTATGTGAGTTAGGCTGCAAGGTATATAGTATAGAAAGACAACAAGAACTTTTTAAAAAGACAAAGTTGTTTTTACCTAAATTAGGATATCGTCCTAAGCATCTATCTTTTGGAGATGGTTATAAAGGGTTGCCAGAATACGCACCGTATAAAGGTATTATTGTCACGGCAGGAGCTCCATATGTTCCAAAACCATTACTTGCTCAATTGGAAATAGGAGGTAGGTTAGTGATTCCTGTGGGCAACGATCCACAAGTAATGACTTTGTTTATTCGTAAAAGTGAAACTAAATTCGAAAAGCACGAGTTTGGAGAGTTTCGCTTTGTTCCTTTGTTAGAGGATAAGAATTAG
- a CDS encoding 3-hydroxybutyryl-CoA dehydrogenase, which yields MKNIAVIGAGTMGNGIAHTFAQKGFKVQLIDISQQSLDKGLATITKNLNRMIAKEKISEADKEATLGNISTYTSIKEGVEYAGLVVEAATENVDLKLKIFKDLSEACSEDTILATNTSSISITQIAAVTKRPDMVIGMHFMNPVPIMKLVEIIRGYNTSDEVTNTIMEMSKTLGKVPVEVNDYPGFVANRILMPMINESIETLYNGVAGVSEIDTVMKLGMAHPMGPLQLADFIGLDVCLSILNVMYDGFKNPKYAPCPLLVNMVMAGKLGVKSSEGFYDYSESRKAEKVAKQFV from the coding sequence ATGAAAAACATAGCAGTAATTGGAGCTGGAACCATGGGAAATGGTATTGCTCATACTTTTGCACAAAAAGGTTTTAAAGTTCAATTAATTGATATTTCTCAGCAATCCCTGGACAAAGGATTAGCAACCATCACAAAGAATCTGAACAGGATGATTGCCAAAGAAAAAATTTCTGAAGCTGATAAAGAAGCAACACTCGGAAATATTTCTACTTACACCAGTATCAAAGAAGGTGTTGAATATGCTGGATTAGTAGTCGAAGCAGCAACCGAAAATGTTGATTTAAAACTAAAAATATTTAAGGACTTAAGTGAAGCTTGTTCGGAAGATACAATTCTGGCTACAAACACTTCTTCTATCTCTATCACACAGATCGCCGCAGTTACTAAAAGACCTGATATGGTAATTGGTATGCATTTTATGAACCCAGTTCCTATTATGAAATTAGTAGAGATCATTAGAGGATACAACACATCGGATGAAGTTACTAATACGATCATGGAAATGTCTAAAACTTTAGGAAAAGTTCCTGTGGAAGTAAATGACTATCCTGGATTTGTAGCTAACAGAATCCTAATGCCAATGATCAATGAATCTATTGAAACGTTATACAATGGAGTTGCTGGAGTTTCTGAGATTGATACGGTAATGAAACTAGGGATGGCGCATCCTATGGGACCATTACAATTAGCAGATTTTATTGGATTAGACGTATGTCTTTCCATCCTTAACGTAATGTATGATGGTTTCAAAAATCCTAAATACGCTCCTTGCCCTCTATTAGTAAACATGGTAATGGCTGGTAAATTAGGTGTAAAAAGTAGTGAAGGTTTTTATGACTATTCAGAAAGCAGAAAAGCTGAGAAAGTAGCGAAGCAGTTTGTGTAG
- a CDS encoding YggS family pyridoxal phosphate-dependent enzyme, which produces MNSIKENLKHIRKTIPEEVTLVAVSKTKPISDILEAYQSGQRIFGENKIQEMTNKWEEMPKDISWHMIGHVQTNKVKFMAPYVDTIHAVDSFKLLKEINKQAVKNDRTINCLLQIKIAQEESKFGLDISEAESLLNSQEVKSLANINITGLMGMATFTDNKEQIKNEFNNIQSFFEKLKTDHPTLKTLSIGMSGDYQLAIECGSTMVRIGSSIFGARNYSH; this is translated from the coding sequence ATGAATTCTATCAAGGAAAACCTAAAACACATACGCAAAACAATTCCTGAAGAGGTAACTCTCGTAGCTGTATCTAAAACGAAGCCTATTTCTGATATACTGGAAGCTTATCAATCCGGACAAAGAATTTTTGGAGAAAATAAGATTCAGGAAATGACTAATAAATGGGAAGAAATGCCTAAAGATATTTCCTGGCATATGATCGGTCATGTACAAACTAATAAAGTAAAATTCATGGCACCGTATGTAGATACTATTCACGCTGTTGATAGTTTTAAGCTTTTAAAAGAAATCAATAAACAAGCTGTTAAAAATGATAGGACAATCAATTGTTTATTACAGATCAAAATAGCTCAGGAAGAAAGTAAATTTGGACTCGATATTTCTGAAGCCGAAAGTTTATTAAACTCTCAAGAGGTTAAATCGCTTGCTAACATTAATATTACAGGCTTAATGGGAATGGCTACTTTTACTGATAATAAAGAACAAATCAAAAACGAATTTAACAACATACAATCCTTTTTTGAAAAACTTAAAACTGATCATCCTACATTAAAAACACTATCAATTGGAATGAGTGGAGACTACCAACTTGCAATAGAATGTGGTAGTACTATGGTACGAATAGGAAGTTCTATTTTTGGTGCAAGAAATTATAGTCATTAA
- a CDS encoding Gfo/Idh/MocA family protein, producing the protein MLKAGVLGAGHLGKIHLRLLEQSEKYELIGFYDASDKQAKAIAEEFGYQLFNSVEELINAVDVVDIVTPTFAHFEVAKQAIEAGKHVFIEKPITNTVTEAEKLIELANAHKVKGQVGHVERFNPAYTAVANKIDNPMFIEAHRLAEFNPRGTDVPVVLDLMIHDIDAILSVVHSNVKHISASGVSVISETPDIANARIEFENGCVANLTASRISLKNMRKARFFQKDAYISVDFFEKKCEVVKMKDAPEQPGDFDMILQNAEGVKKQIYFDNPEVPSNNAILDELDTFADAINNNTTPIVSLTQGKKALEVALQIIGCFRQK; encoded by the coding sequence ATGCTCAAAGCCGGAGTACTTGGCGCAGGACACCTTGGAAAAATTCACCTACGTCTCCTGGAACAATCCGAAAAATATGAACTCATTGGTTTCTATGATGCCAGTGACAAACAAGCAAAAGCTATTGCAGAAGAGTTTGGTTACCAACTATTTAATTCTGTTGAAGAATTAATTAATGCTGTGGATGTTGTAGATATCGTAACACCAACTTTCGCACATTTTGAAGTTGCAAAACAAGCTATAGAAGCTGGAAAACACGTTTTTATAGAAAAACCAATCACCAATACCGTAACAGAAGCAGAAAAGCTTATAGAATTAGCCAATGCACATAAAGTAAAAGGTCAGGTAGGTCATGTAGAGCGTTTTAATCCTGCATATACAGCTGTTGCAAATAAGATCGATAACCCTATGTTTATTGAAGCGCATAGACTGGCAGAATTTAATCCTCGTGGAACCGATGTTCCTGTAGTATTAGATCTAATGATTCACGACATCGATGCGATTCTTAGTGTAGTACATTCTAATGTAAAACATATTAGCGCAAGTGGAGTTTCTGTAATTAGTGAAACACCAGATATCGCAAATGCTAGAATTGAATTCGAAAATGGATGTGTCGCAAACCTTACTGCAAGTCGTATTTCATTAAAAAACATGCGAAAAGCAAGGTTTTTTCAGAAAGATGCCTATATCTCTGTAGATTTCTTTGAGAAAAAATGTGAAGTTGTAAAGATGAAAGATGCTCCGGAACAACCTGGTGATTTTGATATGATTTTACAAAATGCGGAAGGTGTAAAAAAACAAATCTATTTTGATAACCCCGAAGTTCCGTCTAATAATGCGATACTAGATGAATTAGATACTTTTGCGGATGCTATTAATAATAATACTACTCCAATCGTATCCTTAACTCAAGGTAAAAAAGCATTAGAAGTAGCGTTACAGATTATAGGGTGTTTTAGGCAAAAATAA
- a CDS encoding DUF3887 domain-containing protein, translating to MKYILLLLVFIAAQPLLAQDAPAYEKTTKAFQENFNAQNIDGVFDLYATEMQEEMTKEGVARFIKGCHSQFGNLKTLTFIESAEGINSYTAAFDNINLVMELKLNTDGKIATIQFQEP from the coding sequence ATGAAATATATATTACTACTTTTAGTCTTCATAGCTGCGCAACCTTTGCTGGCGCAAGATGCCCCAGCTTACGAAAAAACGACAAAAGCTTTTCAGGAAAATTTTAATGCTCAGAACATTGATGGTGTTTTTGATTTATATGCAACTGAGATGCAAGAAGAAATGACAAAAGAAGGAGTTGCTCGTTTTATCAAGGGATGTCACTCTCAGTTCGGAAACTTAAAAACCCTAACTTTTATAGAATCTGCAGAAGGAATTAATAGTTATACTGCTGCTTTTGATAATATTAATTTAGTCATGGAGCTAAAACTAAATACAGATGGTAAAATTGCTACCATACAATTTCAGGAACCTTGA